In a single window of the Streptacidiphilus sp. P02-A3a genome:
- a CDS encoding phospholipase D-like domain-containing protein — translation MAFAACGTAAAVALTAAPAQAASHPQATDPYSAFAFNLGTTEPEIYDFINSATSTLDMTMYELNDTTAINDLIAREQAGVKVRVILDQANKSTNQTAYNDLSAAGVGVVWSSTTFTYTHQKTITVNGDESLILSGNLTSEYYPTSRDYGVFDNDANDVAAIEAVFADDYTHTAITPSDGDNLLWSPTTAQSRLLSIINGATKTLDVEEEEFSDTAVVNAIVADAQRGVAVRLVVENESSEWQSEINEVTAAGGKVTTYTSSTGFYIHAKAIVADYGLPTAAVEVGSMNITSNSLQSNRELGIILNDTGVENVVESTFNADFGGTTANTVTVSNPGSQTGTVGTAASLQIAASDSASGQTLGYSASGLPAGLSINTGTGLISGTPTTTGTDTATVTATDTTGASGSTTFNWTVNSATGSCAAAQLIGNPSFSTGTAAPWNATSGVIADNSKEPPYVGKYDAWLDGYTRATTDTLSQAITIPSGCTTYALDFWMHIDTAQTSTTTAYDTLTVQVVNSSGTVLGTLATFSNLNHNTGYADHTYNVAAYAGQTVTLLFTGVQVSTRETSFVIGQANLNVS, via the coding sequence ATGGCTTTCGCAGCCTGTGGTACCGCCGCCGCCGTCGCTCTGACCGCCGCTCCGGCCCAGGCCGCGAGCCATCCCCAGGCCACCGACCCCTACTCGGCCTTCGCGTTCAACCTCGGCACCACCGAGCCCGAGATCTACGACTTCATCAACTCGGCCACCAGCACGCTCGACATGACCATGTACGAGCTGAACGACACCACCGCCATCAACGACCTGATCGCCCGTGAGCAGGCCGGGGTCAAGGTGCGGGTGATCCTGGACCAGGCGAACAAGAGCACCAACCAGACCGCGTACAACGACCTTTCGGCCGCCGGGGTCGGCGTGGTCTGGTCCTCCACCACGTTCACCTACACCCACCAGAAGACCATCACCGTCAACGGCGACGAATCGCTCATCCTGTCGGGCAACCTCACCTCCGAGTACTACCCGACCAGCCGCGACTACGGTGTCTTCGACAACGACGCCAACGACGTCGCGGCGATCGAGGCGGTCTTCGCCGACGACTACACGCACACCGCGATCACCCCGAGCGACGGCGACAACCTGCTCTGGTCGCCCACCACGGCGCAGTCCCGGCTGCTCTCGATCATCAACGGCGCGACCAAGACCCTCGACGTCGAGGAGGAGGAGTTCAGCGACACCGCCGTCGTCAACGCGATCGTCGCCGACGCCCAGCGCGGCGTGGCCGTGCGGCTGGTGGTCGAGAACGAGTCCTCCGAGTGGCAGTCGGAGATCAACGAGGTCACCGCGGCGGGTGGCAAGGTCACCACCTACACCTCCTCGACCGGCTTCTACATCCACGCCAAGGCGATCGTCGCGGACTACGGTCTGCCCACCGCCGCGGTCGAGGTCGGCTCGATGAACATCACCAGCAACTCGCTGCAGAGCAACCGCGAACTCGGCATCATCCTCAACGACACCGGCGTGGAGAACGTGGTCGAGTCGACCTTCAACGCCGACTTCGGCGGCACGACGGCCAACACGGTCACGGTCAGCAACCCGGGCAGCCAGACCGGCACCGTGGGGACCGCGGCGAGCCTGCAGATCGCGGCCAGTGACTCCGCCTCCGGCCAGACCCTCGGCTACAGCGCCAGCGGACTACCCGCAGGCCTGTCCATCAACACCGGCACCGGCCTGATCTCCGGCACCCCCACCACCACCGGTACCGACACCGCGACCGTCACCGCCACCGACACCACCGGCGCCAGCGGCAGCACCACCTTCAACTGGACCGTCAACTCGGCCACGGGTTCCTGCGCCGCCGCGCAGCTGATCGGCAACCCCAGCTTCTCCACCGGCACCGCCGCACCGTGGAACGCGACCTCCGGTGTGATCGCCGACAACAGCAAGGAACCGCCGTACGTCGGCAAGTACGACGCCTGGCTGGACGGCTACACCCGCGCCACCACCGACACCCTCTCCCAGGCGATCACCATCCCGAGCGGCTGCACCACCTACGCGCTGGACTTCTGGATGCACATCGACACCGCCCAGACCTCCACCACCACCGCCTACGACACGCTGACCGTGCAGGTGGTCAACAGCTCCGGCACGGTACTGGGCACGCTGGCCACCTTCTCCAACCTCAACCACAACACCGGCTACGCCGACCACACGTACAACGTGGCCGCGTACGCGGGCCAGACGGTCACGCTGCTGTTCACCGGCGTCCAGGTCTCCACCCGGGAGACCTCCTTCGTGATCGGCCAGGCGAACCTCAACGTCAGCTGA
- a CDS encoding arsenate reductase ArsC, with protein sequence MNAPAVPSVLFVCVHNAGRSQMAAAFLARLGGDGVEVRSAGSAPADSVNPAVVQAMAEVGLDLSAQTPKVLTAEAVRASDVVITMGCGDACPVFPGKRYLDWQLADPAGRGVAAVRPIRDEIERRIRGLLTELGVTVLG encoded by the coding sequence ATGAACGCGCCCGCCGTACCGTCCGTGCTGTTCGTCTGCGTGCACAACGCGGGCCGCTCGCAGATGGCCGCCGCCTTCCTCGCCCGCCTCGGCGGCGACGGGGTGGAGGTCCGCTCGGCCGGGTCCGCGCCCGCCGACAGCGTGAACCCGGCCGTCGTCCAGGCCATGGCCGAGGTCGGCCTCGACCTCTCGGCGCAGACACCGAAGGTCCTCACCGCCGAGGCGGTGCGGGCCTCCGACGTGGTGATCACCATGGGCTGCGGCGACGCCTGCCCGGTCTTCCCCGGCAAGCGCTACCTGGACTGGCAACTGGCCGACCCCGCCGGTCGGGGTGTCGCGGCGGTCCGCCCGATCCGCGACGAGATCGAACGGCGGATCCGCGGCCTGCTCACCGAACTCGGCGTCACGGTCCTCGGCTGA
- a CDS encoding transglycosylase SLT domain-containing protein: MSLFPTRVRTTAALLASAASLTALGAALIPSVASADTPQAIAAQIVPASQLASFDQIISHESSWNVTATNASSGAYGLGQALPASKMASAGADWQTNAATQIKWALGYMDSRYGSPNAAWSFWQAHNWY; encoded by the coding sequence ATGTCGCTCTTCCCCACCCGTGTGCGCACCACCGCCGCTCTGCTCGCCTCCGCCGCCAGCCTCACCGCCCTCGGCGCGGCCCTCATACCCTCGGTCGCCTCGGCCGACACCCCGCAGGCCATCGCCGCGCAGATCGTGCCCGCGAGCCAGCTCGCATCCTTCGACCAGATCATCTCGCACGAGAGCAGCTGGAACGTCACCGCGACCAACGCCTCCTCCGGGGCCTACGGCCTGGGGCAGGCGCTGCCCGCCTCCAAGATGGCCTCGGCCGGTGCCGACTGGCAGACCAACGCCGCGACCCAGATCAAGTGGGCCCTCGGCTACATGGACTCCCGCTACGGCAGCCCGAACGCCGCCTGGAGCTTCTGGCAGGCCCACAACTGGTACTGA
- a CDS encoding helix-turn-helix transcriptional regulator has translation MSNLELPVLGPDARGQRAVGCCSPMAREPLGEADAVKLARVFKALADPVRLRLLSLIASHEGGEACVCDLTGPFDVSQPTISHHLKVLREAGLVGSERRGTWVYYWVLPTALAQLAALLQAPDGEGAPDSDGAPDSDGTPDGEGAARAAG, from the coding sequence ATGTCTAATCTTGAGCTGCCCGTGCTGGGGCCTGACGCGCGGGGGCAGCGTGCCGTCGGTTGCTGCTCGCCGATGGCCCGCGAGCCCTTGGGCGAGGCGGACGCGGTCAAGCTGGCGCGGGTCTTCAAGGCGCTGGCGGACCCGGTGCGGCTGCGGCTGCTGTCGCTGATCGCCTCGCACGAGGGCGGCGAGGCCTGCGTGTGCGACCTGACCGGCCCGTTCGACGTGTCCCAGCCGACCATCTCGCACCACCTGAAGGTGCTGCGGGAAGCCGGTCTGGTCGGATCCGAACGGCGCGGCACCTGGGTGTACTACTGGGTGCTTCCCACTGCCCTGGCCCAGCTCGCCGCCCTGCTCCAGGCACCGGACGGCGAAGGCGCACCCGACAGCGACGGCGCACCGGACAGCGACGGCACCCCCGACGGCGAAGGCGCCGCGCGAGCCGCGGGATGA
- a CDS encoding collagenase, with product MRHRSVLPGLLAAGSMTLALLAGVSTAPASATTAERATVQPVAGAPGAGVPAPTGAVVGGADTAAVQNGRLAVGQLPPIRPTRAQPPADAARATRAGRAATQSCDPSAFGALTGSALADYVEDSTTDCVNSLFTVTGGDARALFDESQMASVAQAYQGLASSYPGDDTTGIRQLTMYLRAGYYVQYGDPADVGGYDATLSAEVENALDAFFAAPRTADVSSGNGDVLGDAVLLSDSADLQGDFLNVYQRILTAYSGSWDADDSMDAVVYDVYTPLWRGTFFPAFVAALTADPGIINTLDSFALAHTGLLGGDNTFMDADAADDLASYVQFPALQATVRPLMLGLLQASSISGPTAALWMSVAQQANGYDSADCSYYGVCDLAAQATAAALPITHSCGPETTVLAESLSSAELSSTCADLADQDGYVQSVVKDSGPIPNQYNDTDNIVVFASDLDYEIYAPAIYGVPTDNGGITLYNTPSQPGNQDYSILYQDPGADGYTNDIWNLNYEYTHFLDARYDTLGTFAQMEVEPNIWWIEGISGYISSSYRGVPEDGAVADAGEHTYALSTLWQTTYANSDDDRVFPWSYLAVRYMLGEHPADMQAILDDMRVGDYTGAYDYYTDTIGTRYDADFNTWLDGIANGTTGTPTAAFSASTAGLTAGFADDSSESGNGSITSWSWNFGDGATSSARNPSHSYTAAGSYTVTLTAMDSNGQTASSSQPVTVSGVGPCADANPQQLDRNCSRANQAEAAGDLDYLWIYLPAGTTTLHVSTSGGSGTAYLYYNPSTWADNTDYTNASTATGTAQSITVSNTSAGYRYLSLYAETAFSGVTVTTQY from the coding sequence ATGCGCCATCGATCCGTCCTGCCCGGACTCCTGGCCGCGGGCAGCATGACCCTCGCCCTGCTGGCGGGCGTCTCCACCGCCCCGGCCTCGGCCACGACCGCTGAACGGGCCACCGTCCAGCCCGTCGCCGGTGCGCCCGGGGCGGGCGTTCCGGCGCCCACCGGCGCGGTCGTCGGCGGCGCCGACACGGCGGCCGTCCAGAACGGCCGACTCGCCGTCGGCCAGTTACCGCCGATACGCCCGACGCGGGCACAACCCCCGGCGGACGCGGCCAGGGCGACGCGGGCGGGCAGGGCCGCCACGCAGTCCTGCGACCCGTCCGCCTTCGGCGCGCTGACCGGCTCCGCGCTGGCCGACTACGTCGAGGACTCGACCACCGACTGCGTCAACTCGCTGTTCACGGTCACCGGCGGCGACGCGCGGGCACTGTTCGACGAATCCCAGATGGCCTCGGTCGCGCAGGCCTACCAGGGCCTGGCGTCGAGCTACCCCGGCGACGACACGACCGGTATCCGGCAGCTCACCATGTACCTGCGCGCGGGTTACTACGTCCAGTACGGCGACCCGGCCGATGTCGGCGGCTACGACGCCACCCTGTCCGCCGAGGTGGAGAACGCCCTCGACGCCTTCTTCGCCGCCCCGCGTACCGCCGACGTCTCCTCCGGCAACGGCGACGTCCTGGGAGACGCCGTGCTGCTGAGCGACAGCGCCGACCTGCAGGGCGACTTCCTGAACGTCTACCAGCGGATACTCACCGCGTACAGCGGTTCCTGGGACGCCGACGACAGCATGGACGCCGTCGTCTACGACGTCTACACCCCGCTGTGGCGCGGGACGTTCTTCCCCGCCTTCGTCGCCGCGCTGACGGCGGACCCGGGCATCATCAACACGCTCGACTCGTTCGCGCTCGCCCACACCGGCCTGCTCGGCGGCGACAACACCTTCATGGACGCCGACGCCGCCGACGACCTCGCCTCGTACGTCCAGTTCCCCGCACTCCAGGCGACGGTGCGGCCGTTGATGCTCGGCCTGCTGCAGGCCTCGTCGATCTCCGGACCCACCGCCGCCCTGTGGATGTCGGTCGCGCAGCAGGCCAACGGCTACGACTCGGCCGACTGCTCGTACTACGGCGTCTGCGACCTGGCGGCCCAGGCCACCGCGGCGGCGCTGCCGATCACACACTCGTGCGGGCCGGAGACCACCGTCCTGGCCGAGTCGCTCAGTTCCGCGGAACTGAGCAGCACCTGCGCCGACCTCGCCGACCAGGACGGGTACGTCCAGAGCGTGGTCAAGGACAGTGGACCGATTCCGAACCAGTACAACGACACCGACAACATCGTGGTGTTCGCGAGTGACCTCGACTACGAGATCTACGCCCCGGCGATCTACGGGGTCCCCACCGACAACGGCGGCATCACCCTCTACAACACGCCTTCCCAGCCCGGGAACCAGGACTACTCCATCCTCTACCAGGACCCCGGCGCCGACGGCTACACCAACGACATCTGGAACCTCAACTACGAGTACACGCACTTCCTCGACGCGCGCTACGACACCCTGGGCACCTTCGCGCAGATGGAGGTCGAGCCCAACATCTGGTGGATCGAGGGCATCTCGGGATACATCTCCTCCAGCTACCGGGGCGTCCCGGAGGACGGCGCCGTCGCCGACGCCGGTGAACACACCTACGCGCTGAGCACGCTGTGGCAGACGACGTACGCCAACAGCGACGACGACCGGGTCTTCCCGTGGAGCTACCTGGCCGTGCGCTACATGCTCGGTGAACACCCCGCCGACATGCAGGCGATCCTCGACGACATGCGGGTCGGCGACTACACCGGCGCGTACGACTACTACACCGACACCATCGGCACCCGCTACGACGCCGACTTCAACACCTGGCTCGACGGTATCGCCAACGGCACCACGGGGACGCCCACGGCCGCCTTCAGCGCGTCGACCGCCGGGCTGACGGCCGGATTCGCCGACGACTCCAGCGAGTCCGGCAACGGCAGCATCACCAGTTGGTCCTGGAACTTCGGCGACGGGGCGACCTCCTCGGCGCGGAATCCGTCGCACTCGTACACCGCGGCCGGCAGCTACACCGTCACCCTCACCGCGATGGACAGCAACGGGCAGACCGCCAGCAGTTCCCAGCCGGTCACCGTGAGTGGCGTCGGCCCGTGCGCGGACGCCAACCCGCAGCAACTGGATCGGAACTGCTCCCGGGCGAACCAGGCCGAGGCCGCCGGGGACCTGGACTACCTGTGGATCTACCTCCCGGCCGGGACGACCACGCTGCACGTCTCCACCAGCGGCGGCAGCGGCACCGCCTACCTCTACTACAACCCGTCCACCTGGGCCGACAACACCGACTACACGAACGCGTCGACCGCTACCGGCACCGCCCAGAGCATCACTGTCAGCAACACGAGCGCGGGCTACCGGTACCTCAGCCTGTATGCCGAGACCGCGTTCAGCGGGGTCACCGTGACCACGCAGTACTGA
- a CDS encoding alpha-galactosidase, with protein sequence MLSAALSVAAAVAAPPGVAATPKAATAATASATPPLDNGLALTPPMGWNSWNSLGTNVTEQNVVDTIDFMSANGLVAAGYNTVTIDDGWSLLHRSGQTSDIVKNQYGAMQLYDANGNPVSGLDGAGNDPTSGDLIPNPVNFPDRTVNGQTVNGIQYLAWYAHSKGMKFGLYTTDTYVTCQGHPGSLGHETTDADDFVSWGVDYVKLDNCPYGPPITGPDGHNYGMQGEGRELTESVYARVQTFQRALDAASAAQGKPKLVLSVSAQPAHSGVPYLESASDPALSDSVVQAAGTSPYDAPGYAPTGVWCGQVANLCRIGGDRDSDITGVFYDAQLGTSLQYASNIRPGSWNDMDMMFTGWQDVYGDYGVTDTCTCHAPFTDTESQTEMSVLSMMASPLISGADFRTAAESQQTQDGYTWSTGINADSLAIYENKDVIAVDQDSLGQPATLVGSPPSSQTAPVVLRRTLANGDTAVLLLNQDPSTTTTISASLGSLGLNGTVYDAENLWTKGTATVSGSISADVAPDGVAMFRISNPPQTVTPSLVGDGSFHTIADGSSSGNVLEVSGECSAPAGGGADINTWWTTHTSEQWQFTRNADGTVRIYDNCWTGTQQNGTLTETSGAGGPVTVSNTYTPGDVYQEWTVTENSGTGVITIANKGTGYVLDTTGSATGSTVVTSSPTTSPTQGWAAVN encoded by the coding sequence ATGCTCTCGGCCGCCCTGTCGGTCGCGGCGGCAGTCGCCGCACCGCCGGGCGTCGCCGCCACGCCGAAGGCGGCGACGGCGGCCACGGCGTCCGCGACGCCGCCGCTGGACAACGGACTGGCGCTGACCCCGCCGATGGGCTGGAACTCCTGGAACAGCCTGGGCACCAACGTCACCGAGCAGAACGTGGTCGACACCATCGACTTCATGTCGGCCAACGGCCTGGTGGCAGCCGGCTACAACACGGTGACCATCGACGACGGCTGGTCACTGCTGCACCGCAGCGGGCAGACCAGTGACATCGTGAAGAACCAGTACGGCGCCATGCAGTTGTACGACGCCAACGGCAACCCGGTCAGCGGACTCGACGGCGCCGGCAACGACCCGACCTCCGGCGACCTGATCCCCAACCCGGTCAACTTCCCGGACCGGACCGTCAACGGCCAGACCGTGAACGGCATCCAGTACCTGGCCTGGTACGCCCACAGCAAGGGCATGAAATTCGGCCTCTACACCACCGACACCTACGTCACCTGCCAGGGGCACCCCGGCAGCCTCGGCCACGAGACCACCGACGCCGACGACTTCGTCTCCTGGGGCGTCGACTACGTCAAGCTCGACAACTGTCCCTACGGCCCCCCGATCACCGGCCCGGACGGACACAACTACGGGATGCAGGGGGAGGGCAGGGAGCTGACCGAGTCCGTCTACGCCCGGGTGCAGACCTTCCAGCGGGCCCTGGACGCCGCCTCCGCCGCCCAGGGCAAGCCGAAACTGGTACTGAGCGTCTCCGCGCAACCGGCCCACAGCGGCGTGCCGTACCTGGAGTCGGCCAGTGACCCGGCGCTGTCGGACTCGGTGGTCCAGGCCGCCGGCACCTCCCCGTACGACGCGCCCGGCTACGCCCCGACCGGGGTCTGGTGCGGGCAGGTCGCCAACCTCTGCCGGATCGGCGGTGACCGGGACAGTGACATCACCGGAGTCTTCTACGACGCCCAGTTGGGCACGTCCTTGCAGTACGCGTCCAATATCCGGCCGGGCAGCTGGAACGACATGGATATGATGTTCACCGGCTGGCAGGACGTCTACGGCGACTACGGTGTCACCGACACCTGTACCTGCCACGCGCCGTTCACCGACACCGAGTCGCAGACCGAGATGTCCGTGCTGTCGATGATGGCCTCCCCGCTGATCTCCGGAGCCGACTTCCGCACCGCGGCAGAGTCCCAGCAGACACAGGACGGCTACACCTGGTCCACCGGCATCAACGCCGACAGCCTCGCCATCTACGAGAACAAGGACGTCATCGCCGTCGACCAGGACTCGCTGGGCCAACCGGCCACCCTGGTCGGCAGTCCGCCGAGCAGTCAGACCGCCCCGGTGGTGCTCCGGCGGACGCTGGCCAACGGCGACACGGCGGTGCTGCTGCTCAACCAGGATCCCAGCACCACGACGACGATCAGCGCCAGCCTCGGCTCGCTCGGACTGAACGGCACGGTCTACGACGCCGAGAACCTGTGGACCAAGGGCACGGCCACGGTCTCCGGCAGCATCAGCGCCGACGTCGCACCCGACGGCGTGGCGATGTTCCGGATCAGCAACCCACCGCAGACGGTCACCCCCTCGCTCGTGGGCGACGGCTCCTTCCACACCATCGCCGACGGCAGCTCCTCCGGGAACGTGCTGGAGGTCAGCGGCGAGTGCAGCGCCCCGGCCGGGGGCGGCGCCGACATCAACACCTGGTGGACCACCCACACCTCCGAGCAGTGGCAGTTCACCCGCAACGCGGACGGCACGGTCAGGATCTACGACAACTGCTGGACCGGAACCCAGCAGAACGGCACGCTGACCGAGACCAGTGGGGCCGGGGGACCGGTCACCGTCTCCAACACCTACACCCCGGGTGACGTCTACCAGGAGTGGACGGTGACCGAGAACAGCGGCACCGGCGTGATCACCATCGCCAACAAGGGCACCGGGTACGTGCTCGACACCACCGGCTCCGCCACCGGTTCGACAGTGGTGACCAGTTCACCGACCACCAGCCCCACCCAGGGCTGGGCGGCCGTGAACTGA
- a CDS encoding aquaporin, whose product MTAIPLARRAGAELVGTAALVTVVVGSGIQATALTSDVGLRLLANSLATVLGLGVLIALLGPVSGAHFNPVVTLAAWWTGRRGDDGPALRELAAYLPAQIAGAIGGAALADAMFAEPLAHLSTHHRSAPQLLLGEVVATAGLVLLVFGLARTGRERLAPVAVACYIGAAYWFTSSTSFANPAVTIGRAFTDTFAGIAPVSVPGFVGAQLVGLALGLALLTLLFGHPTPPPADHGAVSRAEPGVVGSAR is encoded by the coding sequence ATGACCGCGATACCGCTGGCCCGCCGGGCCGGGGCGGAGCTCGTCGGCACGGCCGCGCTGGTCACGGTGGTGGTCGGCTCCGGCATCCAGGCCACCGCGCTCACCTCCGATGTCGGCCTGCGGCTGCTGGCGAACTCGCTGGCCACGGTCCTCGGCCTGGGCGTGCTGATCGCCCTGCTCGGCCCGGTCTCCGGCGCGCACTTCAACCCGGTGGTCACCCTGGCCGCCTGGTGGACCGGCCGCCGGGGCGACGACGGGCCCGCGCTGCGGGAGCTGGCCGCGTACCTCCCCGCCCAGATCGCCGGGGCCATCGGCGGGGCGGCCCTGGCGGACGCGATGTTCGCCGAGCCGCTGGCGCACCTGTCCACCCACCACCGCTCGGCCCCGCAGCTGCTGCTGGGCGAGGTGGTCGCCACCGCCGGACTGGTCCTGCTGGTCTTCGGCCTCGCCCGCACCGGACGCGAGCGGCTGGCCCCGGTCGCGGTCGCCTGCTACATCGGCGCGGCGTACTGGTTCACCTCCTCCACCAGCTTCGCCAACCCGGCGGTCACCATCGGCCGCGCGTTCACCGACACCTTCGCCGGGATCGCCCCGGTCTCCGTACCCGGGTTCGTCGGCGCCCAACTGGTCGGCCTGGCACTGGGACTGGCCCTGCTCACGCTGCTGTTCGGCCACCCGACCCCGCCCCCGGCCGACCACGGTGCGGTATCCCGGGCCGAGCCCGGCGTCGTCGGCTCCGCCCGCTGA
- the bla gene encoding class A beta-lactamase: MVETFGERPSRRAVLALGAGTALAAAVSTGGTAYAAGGTAVGGDPVVQALAELERQHGARLGVFARNLVTGRSVAYRADELFPICSVHKTITAAAVLRDLDRDGRFLAKRVRYTEQDVTTAGYAPITGTPEHLANGMTVAELCAAAIDYSDNAAANLLLRELGGPTAVTRFCRSIGDEVTRLDRWEPELNSAEPWRVTDTTSPAAIGWTNVKLVLGDALAPRDRRQLTEWLLADTTSGARFRAGLPKGWTLADKTGTGDYGTTNDVGIAWTPDRTPLVLAVLSTKPDATAPADEPLVARSAALLAAALG; this comes from the coding sequence ATGGTGGAGACCTTCGGAGAGCGTCCGAGCCGCCGCGCGGTACTGGCCCTGGGGGCGGGGACGGCGCTGGCCGCCGCCGTGTCCACGGGCGGCACCGCCTACGCGGCGGGAGGTACGGCAGTGGGTGGGGACCCGGTCGTCCAGGCACTGGCGGAACTCGAACGGCAGCACGGCGCTCGGCTGGGGGTGTTCGCGCGGAACCTGGTGACCGGTCGGAGCGTGGCCTACCGCGCCGACGAGCTCTTCCCGATCTGTTCGGTGCACAAGACGATCACCGCCGCGGCCGTGCTGCGGGACCTCGACCGGGACGGCCGCTTCCTCGCCAAGCGCGTCCGGTACACCGAGCAGGACGTCACCACCGCGGGCTACGCCCCGATCACGGGCACCCCCGAGCACCTGGCGAACGGCATGACCGTCGCCGAGTTGTGCGCCGCCGCCATCGACTACAGCGACAACGCCGCCGCCAACCTGCTGCTCCGTGAGCTCGGCGGCCCCACGGCGGTCACCCGCTTCTGCCGGTCCATCGGCGACGAGGTGACCCGACTCGACCGGTGGGAGCCCGAGTTGAACTCCGCCGAACCGTGGCGGGTGACGGACACCACCAGCCCGGCCGCGATCGGTTGGACCAACGTCAAGCTGGTCCTCGGGGACGCGCTCGCGCCGCGCGACCGGCGGCAGTTGACCGAGTGGCTGCTGGCCGACACCACCAGCGGCGCCCGCTTCCGGGCCGGACTCCCCAAGGGCTGGACCCTCGCGGACAAGACCGGCACCGGCGACTACGGCACCACCAACGATGTCGGCATCGCCTGGACCCCGGACCGCACACCGCTGGTGCTGGCCGTCCTGTCCACCAAGCCGGACGCCACCGCTCCGGCGGACGAGCCACTGGTCGCCCGGAGTGCCGCCCTGCTGGCGGCGGCGCTCGGCTGA
- a CDS encoding glycoside hydrolase family 19 protein encodes MTHAHAPGRVRLLVLMALLVSMIGLMTLTLATPPANAAVTPAATSCSSYPTWVAGQSYAVGAIVEYPANGQYYIATNANPGYDPTISTWYWSPYTCTGSGGGSTSCSGYPTWVAGQSYAVGAIVEYPANGQYYIATNANPGYDPTISTWYWSPYSCTGSGGGTGGGGSSGFVVSEAQFDQMFPNRNSFYTYSGLVAALSSYPGFATTGSATVQKQEAAAFLANVDHETGGLVYVTEIDQSGDYCASESYGCPAGTYAYYGRGPLQISWNFNYEAAGNALGVDLLDNPGLVATNASVSWETALWYWDTQTGPGSMTAHNAIVNGAGFGQTIEAINGSVECNGGNTAEMQDRVNDYESFTSILGVSPGSNLTC; translated from the coding sequence ATGACCCATGCGCACGCGCCCGGACGCGTCCGGCTGCTGGTGCTGATGGCCCTGCTGGTCAGCATGATCGGCCTGATGACGCTCACCCTCGCGACCCCGCCCGCCAACGCCGCGGTCACCCCCGCCGCGACCAGTTGCAGCAGCTATCCGACGTGGGTGGCGGGCCAGTCCTACGCGGTCGGTGCGATCGTGGAGTACCCGGCCAACGGCCAGTACTACATCGCCACCAACGCCAACCCGGGGTACGACCCGACGATCAGCACCTGGTACTGGTCCCCCTACACCTGTACCGGTTCCGGTGGCGGCAGCACCAGTTGCAGCGGCTACCCGACGTGGGTGGCGGGCCAGTCCTACGCGGTCGGTGCGATCGTGGAGTACCCGGCCAACGGCCAGTACTACATCGCCACCAACGCCAACCCGGGCTATGACCCGACGATCAGCACCTGGTACTGGTCCCCCTACAGCTGCACCGGTTCCGGTGGCGGTACGGGAGGCGGCGGCTCCAGCGGCTTCGTCGTCAGCGAGGCGCAGTTCGACCAGATGTTCCCGAACCGGAACTCGTTCTACACCTACAGCGGGCTGGTGGCCGCGCTCAGCTCCTACCCGGGCTTCGCCACCACCGGCAGTGCCACCGTGCAGAAGCAGGAGGCCGCCGCCTTCCTGGCCAACGTGGACCACGAGACCGGCGGGCTGGTCTACGTCACCGAGATCGACCAGTCGGGCGACTACTGCGCGAGTGAGTCGTACGGCTGCCCGGCCGGGACGTACGCCTACTACGGGCGCGGCCCGCTCCAGATCAGCTGGAACTTCAACTACGAGGCGGCCGGCAACGCGCTCGGGGTCGACCTGCTCGACAACCCCGGCCTGGTCGCCACCAACGCGTCCGTCTCCTGGGAGACCGCGCTGTGGTACTGGGACACCCAGACCGGCCCCGGCAGCATGACCGCGCACAACGCGATCGTCAACGGCGCCGGCTTCGGCCAGACCATCGAGGCCATCAACGGCAGCGTTGAGTGCAACGGCGGCAACACCGCCGAGATGCAGGACCGGGTCAACGACTACGAGTCCTTCACGTCGATCCTCGGTGTCTCCCCGGGCAGCAACCTCACCTGCTGA